One genomic region from Nostoc sphaeroides encodes:
- a CDS encoding cytochrome P450, translated as MSALKLPNGPQTHPWVQTYQWLTNPLEYLEDCAKRYGDIFTLQLGQNVPPQVFISNPQAIQQIFTTDPKYLDSGEPAGIKSPLLGRQSLLALEGKPHQRQRKLLTPPLHGERMLAYGDLIREITEQVINQWQVRETFAALPSMQAISFQVILKAVFGLEDGPRYEKLNELLIGILNPKIPILRTVLLLFPSLRQDLGAWSPWGKYLRLRQQIDQIIYAEIQERKAQPDSSRTDILSLMTAARDEAGEPMTDLELRDELMTLLVAGHETTATSLSWALYWIHHRPQVREKLLQELDNLGEKPDANAIFRLPYLNAVCSETLRLYPVATSALNRLVKSPLQIGGYNFEPGTLLNPSIYLTHHREDLYPQSKQFKPERFLERQFSPYEYLPFGGGNRRCIGMAFALFEMKLVLAKVLSHWEMELADSKPVQPVRKGLLFSPRGGVQMVVKGKRPQNQPILQTSSSSV; from the coding sequence ATGTCTGCACTTAAACTGCCTAATGGCCCTCAAACTCACCCTTGGGTACAGACGTATCAATGGCTAACTAACCCATTGGAATATTTAGAAGATTGTGCTAAACGTTACGGTGATATCTTCACCCTTCAGCTTGGACAAAATGTTCCTCCTCAAGTTTTCATTAGCAATCCTCAAGCGATTCAACAGATTTTTACTACAGATCCAAAATATTTAGACTCTGGTGAGCCAGCAGGGATTAAATCGCCTTTATTAGGACGGCAATCACTACTGGCACTGGAAGGAAAGCCTCATCAGCGACAACGAAAACTGTTGACACCGCCCTTACATGGAGAGCGAATGCTTGCTTATGGTGATTTAATCCGTGAGATCACTGAGCAAGTGATTAATCAGTGGCAAGTTAGAGAAACCTTTGCAGCTTTGCCATCAATGCAAGCAATCTCTTTCCAAGTAATTTTGAAGGCCGTATTTGGTCTAGAAGATGGGCCACGTTACGAGAAACTCAATGAACTCCTGATTGGAATCCTGAATCCCAAAATCCCTATTTTAAGAACAGTTCTGCTTCTTTTTCCATCACTTCGACAGGATTTAGGAGCGTGGAGTCCTTGGGGAAAATACTTGCGTTTACGACAGCAGATTGATCAAATTATCTACGCCGAGATTCAAGAACGCAAAGCACAACCTGACTCATCTCGGACTGATATTCTATCTTTAATGACGGCTGCTCGTGATGAGGCGGGAGAGCCAATGACAGACTTGGAATTACGTGATGAACTGATGACCCTATTAGTGGCGGGTCACGAAACTACTGCAACTTCCTTATCATGGGCGCTGTACTGGATTCATCATCGGCCCCAGGTGCGCGAAAAACTGCTGCAAGAACTAGATAATTTGGGTGAAAAACCAGATGCAAACGCTATTTTTCGATTGCCTTATTTGAATGCTGTCTGTTCTGAAACGCTACGTCTTTACCCAGTAGCAACCTCGGCACTAAATCGATTGGTTAAATCACCGCTACAAATTGGAGGATACAACTTTGAGCCTGGTACTTTGCTCAATCCCTCTATTTATTTGACCCATCATCGAGAAGATTTATATCCACAGTCGAAGCAATTTAAACCAGAGCGTTTTCTAGAACGGCAATTTTCTCCTTATGAGTATTTACCCTTTGGTGGCGGGAACCGTCGCTGTATTGGAATGGCATTTGCCTTGTTTGAGATGAAACTGGTGTTGGCAAAAGTGCTATCTCACTGGGAGATGGAATTGGCTGATAGCAAACCAGTGCAGCCAGTACGTAAGGGTTTGCTATTTAGCCCAAGAGGGGGTGTGCAGATGGTGGTGAAGGGTAAGCGTCCTCAAAATCAGC